From Lolium perenne isolate Kyuss_39 chromosome 5, Kyuss_2.0, whole genome shotgun sequence, a single genomic window includes:
- the LOC127320832 gene encoding cation/H(+) antiporter 19-like — protein MAGGVTSHGAFQGENPLDYALPLVILQICLVIVVTRGLAYLLRPLRQPRVIAEIIGGILLGPSALGRSTKFLNTVFPARSMTVLDTLANIGLLFFLFLVGLELDLNAIRRTGKKALAISLSGIAVPFVIGIGTSFAFRASIPGLEDSPQAPFLVFMGVALSITAFPVLARILTELKLLTTDLGRMAMSAAAVDDVTAWILLALAIALSGTRSPIISLWVLLTAVGFVVAVFVLLRPVLVWISRRSPDGEPVKEVYIVATLAIVLASSFVTDVIGIHALFGAFIVGIVVPKDGQFASVLIEKVEELISGLFLPLYFVSSGLKTNVATISGAKSWGLLVLVILNACVGKIGGAVATCLLVKIPFREAITIGFLMNTKGLVELVVLNIGRDRKVLNDEAFAIMVLMALFTTFITTPIVMAIYKPARPSSAAPYKRRTIDGDDGDLRVLACFHGYRNIPTLLNLVELSRGTGGRHRLVVYAMHLIELSERSSAISMVHRTRRNAMPFFSSSKTSSTTEVAFEAFQQLSTVRVRPMTAISDLETIHRDIIDSASNKRAAIVIVPYHKTLQHDGTFHSLGSAYHAVNKRVLREAPCSVAILVDRGLGGHSQVAAQNVAFSVAMLFFGGPDDREALAYAARMAEHPGITVTVSRFLPNRPAVAEEDAALDEAAVEAFKARVAGAGAEDDGSVRFEEREARSREEVVEAIVLLSKCNVFVVGRMPPTAPLAEHADELGPVGSYLASPEFKTSASVLVIKRYDPATNPKSRRFDPKARPPVATDEDTIDEEVGGGSAAVVPVPVPWSPSPSELA, from the exons ATGGCGGGTGGCGTGACGTCGCACGGCGCGTTCCAGGGGGAGAACCCGCTGGATTACGCACTGCCGCTGGTCATCTTGCAGATCTGCCTCGTCATCGTCGTCACCAGGGGCCTCGCCTACCTCCTTCGCCCGCTTCGCCAGCCTCGGGTCATCGCCGAGATCATA GGAGGAATCCTGCTGGGCCCGTCGGCGCTTGGCCGGAGCACCAAGTTCCTGAACACCGTGTTCCCGGCGCGGAGCATGACGGTGTTGGACACGCTGGCCAACATcggcctcctcttcttcctcttcctcgttgGCCTCGAGCTCGACCTCAACGCCATCCGCCGCACCGGCAAGAAGGCCCTCgccatctccctctccggcatCGCCGTACCCTTCGTCATCGGCATCGGCACCTCCTTCGCCTTCCGCGCCTCCATACCCGGCCTGGAGGACTCCCCGCAGGCGCCGTTCCTCGTCTTCATGGGCGTCGCGCTCTCCATCACCGCATTCCCCGTCCTCGCGCGCATCCTCACCGAGCTCAAGCTCCTCACCACCGACCTCGGCCGGATGGCCAtgtcggcggcggcggtcgacGACGTCACGGCCTGGATCCTTCTAGCGCTCGCCATCGCGCTTTCCGGAACAAGATCGCCCATCATTTCTCTCTGGGTGCTCCTCACCGCCGTCGGCTTCGTCGTCGCCGTGTTTGTGCTCCTCCGCCCGGTGCTCGTGTGGATATCACGGCGGTCTCCGGACGGCGAGCCTGTCAAGGAGGTCTACATCGTCGCCACGCTCGCCATCGTCCTCGCCTCTAGCTTCGTCACCGACGTGATCGGCATCCACGCCCTATTCGGCGCCTTCATCGTCGGCATCGTGGTCCCAAAGGACGGGCAGTTCGCGAGCGTGCTAATCGAGAAGGTGGAGGAGCTCATCtccggcctcttcctcccgctctACTTCGTCTCAAGTGGGCTCAAGACCAACGTGGCCACCATCAGTGGAGCCAAGTCGTGGGGTCTCCTCGTGCTCGTCATCCTCAACGCCTGTGTCGGCAAGATCGGCGGCGCCGTGGCCACGTGCCTCCTGGTCAAGATCCCGTTCCGGGAGGCCATCACTATCGGCTTCCTGATGAACACCAAGGGGCTCGTGGAGCTCGTCGTGCTCAACATCGGCAGGGACCGCAAGGTGCTCAACGACGAGGCGTTCGCGATCATGGTGCTCATGGCACTCTTCACAACATTCATCACCACGCCCATCGTCATGGCCATCTACAAGCCGGCGCGACCGTCCTCGGCGGCGCCGTACAAGCGCCGCACAATCGACGGGGACGACGGCGACCTGCGCGTGCTCGCGTGCTTCCACGGCTACCGCAACATACCCACGCTGCTCAACCTCGTCGAGCTCTCGCGCGGAACCGGCGGGCGGCACCGCCTCGTCGTGTACGCCATGCACCTAATCGAGCTCTCCGAGCGGTCGTCGGCCATCTCCATGGTGCACCGCACGCGCCGCAACGCCATGCCGTTCTTCAGCAGCAGCAAGACGTCGTCGACGACGGAGGTGGCGTTCGAGGCGTTCCAGCAGCTGAGCACGGTGAGGGTGCGCCCCATGACGGCTATCTCCGACCTCGAAACCATACACCGTGACATCATCGACAGCGCCTCCAACAAGCGCGCCGCCATCGTCATCGTGCCGTACCACAAGACGCTCCAGCACGACGGCACCTTCCACTCGCTCGGCTCGGCGTACCACGCCGTGAACAAACGCGTGCTTCGGGAGGCGCCGTGCTCCGTCGCCATTCTCGTCGATCGTGGGCTCGGAGGCCACTCCCAGGTCGCCGCACAGAACGTGGCCTTCTCCGTCGCCATGCTCTTCTTCGGTGGGCCCGACGACCGGGAGGCTCTAGCTTACGCGGCGCGCATGGCAGAGCATCCAGGAATCACAGTCACCGTCTCACGCTTCCTGCCCAACCGCCCTGCTGTAGCGGAGGAGGACGCCGCCCTCGACGAGGCGGCAGTCGAGGCGTTCAAGGCCAGGGTCGCTGGTGCGGGAGCTGAAGACGACGGGTCCGTGCGGTTCGAGGAGAGGGAGGCGCGGAGCagggaggaggtggtggaggccATCGTGTTGCTGTCCAAGTGCAACGTGTTCGTGGTTGGGAGGATGCCGCCGACGGCGCCCCTGGCGGAGCATGCCGACGAGCTGGGGCCCGTGGGGAGCTACCTTGCGTCGCCGGAGTTCAAGACGTCTGCGTCGGTGCTGGTCATCAAGAGGTACGACCCGGCGACGAACCCGAAGAGCAGGAGGTTCGACCCGAAAGCGAGGCCACCGGTGGCGACCGACGAGGACACGATCGATGAGGAGGTGGGTGGTGGCAGCGCTGCGgtggtgccggtgccggtgccgtGGTCGCCTTCGCCGAGCGAACTCGCATGA
- the LOC127320831 gene encoding cation/H(+) antiporter 19: MATAAVCPAPMQATSHGAFQGDNPLHYSLPLAILQICLVVVVTRGLAYALRPLRQPRVIAEIIGGVLLGPSALGRSTKFLHAVFPPESLPVLDTLANLGLLFFLFLVGLELDIAAIRRTGKKALAIALAGISLPFALGIGTSFAFRATIVKGAPQAPFLVFMGVALSITAFPVLARILAELKLLTTDLGRMAMSAAAVNDVAAWILLALAVALSGEGSPIISLWVLLTGVGFVIVIIVLLRPVLAWMANRSPDGEPVKEVYICATLALVLAASFATDVIGIHALFGAFMVGIVVPKEGPFAGVLIEKVEDLISGLFLPLYFVSSGLKTNVATISGAKSWGLLVLVITNACIGKIGGTVIASLVVKIPMREAVTLGFLMNTKGLVELIVLNIGRDRKVLNDESFAIMVLMALFTTFITTPIVMAIYKPARPSVPYKRRTVEGSPSDADSELRVLACFHSNRNVPTLLNLVESSRGTSRRRLAMYAMHLVELSERSSAISMVHRTRRNAMPFFNSGDKDGQMVVAFEAFQQLSTVRVKPMTAISDLETIHRDVIDSAAEKRAAIVIMPYHKMLQQDGTFHSLGSEYHAVNKRVLRGAPCSVAILVDRGLGGHSQVAAKNVAFSVSMLFFGGPDDREALAYATRMAEHPGVSVTLTRFKPSRVQPDEESSAADEATVESFKAKVGAVTDGSVRFDDVEVSGKEDVLEAINSLSKCNMFVVGRTPPAEPLVDRPEELGPVGSYLASPEFKTSASVLVIKRYDPATNPASKRFDPRARPPVATEVEDDDEELGGGGGSASVVPVQWTPTHDAA; this comes from the exons atggcgacggcggcggtgtGCCCGGCGCCGATGCAGGCGACGTCGCACGGCGCGTTCCAGGGGGACAACCCGCTGCACTACTCCCTGCCGCTCGCCATCCTGCAGAtctgcctcgtcgtcgtcgtcaccaGGGGGCTCGCCTACGCCCTCCGCCCGCTCCGACAGCCGCGCGTCATCGCCGAGATCATC GGAGGTGTGCTGCTGGGCCCGTCGGCGCTGGGCCGGAGCACCAAGTTCCTGCACGCCGTGTTCCCGCCAGAGAGCCTGCCGGTGCTGGACACgctggccaacctcggcctgctcttcttcctcttcctcgttgGCCTCGAGCTCGACATCGCCGCCATCCGCCGTACGGGCAAGAAGGCGCTGGCCATCGCACTTGCTGGCATCTCCCTCCCATTCGCACTGGGCATCGGCACCTCCTTCGCTTTCCGCGCCACCATCGTCAAGGGTGCCCCACAGGCGCCGTTCCTCGTTTTCATGGGCGTCGCACTCTCCATCACAGCCTTCCCGGTGCTCGCCCGCATCCTCGCTGAGCTGAAGCTCCTCACCACCGATCTCGGCCGTATGGCcatgtcggcggcggcggtgaatGACGTCGCCGCATGGATTCTGCTGGCGCTCGCGGTCGCGCTCTCTGGAGAAGGCTCGCCGATTATCTCCCTCTGGGTGCTCCTCACTGGCGTCGGTTTCGTCATTGTCATTATCGTCCTCCTCCGGCCGGTGCTGGCATGGATGGCGAACCGGTCCCCCGACGGCGAGCCGGTCAAGGAGGTGTACATCTGCGCCACCCTCGCCCTCGTCCTGGCTGCTAGCTTCGCCACCGACGTCATCGGCATCCATGCGCTCTTCGGCGCCTTCATGGTCGGCATCGTCGTCCCCAAGGAGGGGCCCTTCGCTGGCGTGCTCATCGAGAAGGTGGAGGACCTCATctcgggcctcttcctcccgctgtACTTCGTGTCCAGCGGCCTCAAGACAAACGTGGCCACCATCAGTGGAGCAAAATCATGGGGGTTGCTGGTGCTAGTCATCACCAACGCCTGTATCGGCAAGATCGGTGGCACGGTGATTGCGTCGCTGGTGGTGAAGATCCCGATGAGGGAGGCGGTCACGCTGGGGTTCCTGATGAACACCAAGGGCCTCGTGGAGCTCATCGTCCTCAACATCGGCAGGGACCGCAAGGTGCTCAACGACGAGTCCTTCGCCATCATGGTTCTCATGGCGCTCTTCACCACCTTCATCACGACGCCCATCGTCATGGCCATCTACAAGCCAGCGCGGCCGTCAGTGCCATACAAGCGCCGCACCGTGGAGGGCTCCCCATCCGACGCGGACAGCGAGCTCCGAGTGCTCGCCTGCTTCCACAGCAACCGCAACGTCCCAACGCTCCTGAACCTGGTCGAGTCGTCGCGCGGTACGAGCCGGCGCCGCctcgccatgtatgccatgcacctGGTGGAGCTCTCGGAGCGTTCTTCGGCCATATCCATGGTGCACCGCACGCGGCGCAACGCCATGCCCTTCTTCAACAGCGGGGACAAGGATGGGCAGATGGTGGTGGCCTTCGAGGCATTCCAGCAGCTGAGCACCGTAAGGGTGAAGCCAATGACGGCCATCTCCGACCTCGAGACCATCCACCGGGATGTCATCGACAGCGCCGCCGAGAAGCGGGCGGCCATCGTGATCATGCCGTACCACAAGATGCTCCAGCAGGACGGCACGTTCCACTCGTTGGGCTCCGAGTACCACGCCGTCAACAAGCGCGTGCTCCGCGGCGCCCCGTGCTCTGTCGCCATCCTCGTCGACCGAGGCCTCGGCGGCCACTCTCAGGTCGCCGCTAAGAATGTGGCTTTCTCCGTCTCCATGCTTTTCTTCGGCGGACCCGACGACCGTGAGGCGCTGGCATACGCCACCCGCATGGCCGAGCACCCCGGCGTCTCCGTGACACTGACACGGTTCAAGCCTAGCCGTGTACAGCCCGACGAAGAGTCTAGCGCGGCCGACGAGGCGACGGTGGAGTCGTTCAAGGCCAAGGTCGGCGCCGTGACGGACGGATCAGTGAGGTTTGATGACGTGGAGGTGTCCGGCAAGGAAGATGTGCTGGAAGCCATCAACTCGCTGTCCAAGTGCAACATGTTCGTGGTGGGGCGGACGCCGCCGGCAGAGCCTTTGGTGGATAGGCCCGAGGAGCTGGGACCGGTGGGGAGCTACCTGGCGTCGCCGGAGTTCAAGACTTCTGCGTCGGTGCTGGTGATCAAGAGGTACGACCCGGCGACGAACCCGGCTAGCAAGAGGTTCGATCCCAGGGCGAGGCCGCCTGTGGCGACTGAGGTGGAGGACGATGACGAAGAGTTGGGAGGTGGAGGCGGCAGCGCCTCCGTCGTGCCCGTGCAGTGGACGCCGACGCACGACGCCGCCTGA